The following coding sequences lie in one Pseudarthrobacter phenanthrenivorans Sphe3 genomic window:
- a CDS encoding energy-coupling factor ABC transporter ATP-binding protein codes for MPAVVFDQVTVAVETDHAPGPKVLLRDVGLRLEESRVGVIGANGSGKSTLLRLVNGLVQPSTGSVTVDGDSTVRAVRKVRRNVGFVFTDPLSQLVMPTGREDVELSLRRSVKNTAERRAAADAALERLGLLHLADQSIYELSGGERQLMALAAVLAVNPKVLVLDEPSTLLDLRNRELLRRTLAGLDQQIIMSTHDLELALEMDRVLVVEQGQVVFDGEPADAVAAYRSLCLDGLQAGEPR; via the coding sequence ATGCCCGCCGTCGTCTTTGACCAGGTAACAGTCGCCGTCGAAACGGACCATGCACCCGGACCGAAGGTCCTGCTCCGCGACGTCGGGCTCCGTCTGGAGGAGTCCCGCGTGGGCGTCATCGGCGCCAACGGCTCGGGCAAGTCCACACTGCTGCGCCTGGTCAACGGGCTGGTCCAGCCCAGCACAGGCAGCGTAACGGTCGACGGCGACAGCACAGTCCGTGCCGTCCGGAAAGTACGCCGGAACGTCGGCTTTGTCTTCACCGATCCCCTGTCCCAGCTGGTGATGCCGACCGGGCGGGAGGACGTGGAACTGTCCCTGCGCCGCTCGGTGAAGAACACCGCCGAGCGGCGCGCGGCAGCGGACGCGGCACTGGAGCGGCTGGGACTCCTGCACCTGGCGGACCAAAGCATCTACGAGCTGTCCGGCGGCGAGCGGCAGCTGATGGCCCTCGCCGCCGTCCTGGCGGTGAACCCCAAAGTCCTGGTGCTCGATGAACCCTCCACCCTGCTGGACCTCCGCAACCGGGAGCTCCTCCGGAGGACCCTGGCCGGGCTGGACCAGCAGATCATCATGTCCACCCACGACCTGGAGCTGGCCCTGGAAATGGACCGTGTGCTGGTGGTTGAGCAGGGACAGGTGGTGTTCGACGGAGAGCCGGCTGATGCCGTGGCGGCCTACCGTTCCCTTTGTCTGGACGGACTGCAGGCCGGGGAACCGCGATGA